In one window of Caenimonas aquaedulcis DNA:
- a CDS encoding tripartite tricarboxylate transporter substrate binding protein, producing the protein MNLSHTAVLAYALLASTLVSAQSADVKERLRQLQPADFPARPIEFVVNTPAGGGMDVTARLLAQKFQDYTGQPALVLNRPGAGGLLMHTWITTKAPKDGYSLGIMQNTIVGDSMLRSEGKWSYKDLDSVAYINHEPVVWLASATGRFKDKSLADILKEAKKSPQSVSIGVVSDTLLQNIADQVELASGTELNKIPFQGGAPALHALMGDQIDLTFGFFAEFRGSLSRVRPVAVASAAPVATLPATPTFDSILGTQDVQWMVWRYVAMPKGVPPARRAWLAAAFAEVLNDPELLAEFKRRGALTDRANFRTSEQVSAELDRLAESERRFYIKVGRIKP; encoded by the coding sequence GGCCTACGCGCTGCTGGCCAGTACGCTGGTGTCCGCCCAAAGTGCGGATGTCAAGGAAAGACTGCGCCAGCTGCAGCCTGCCGACTTTCCCGCACGCCCCATCGAGTTCGTCGTCAACACGCCCGCGGGTGGTGGTATGGATGTCACCGCGCGACTTCTCGCGCAGAAGTTCCAGGACTACACGGGCCAACCCGCGCTCGTTCTAAATCGCCCCGGAGCGGGCGGCTTGCTGATGCACACGTGGATCACGACGAAGGCGCCCAAGGACGGCTACTCACTTGGCATCATGCAGAACACGATCGTGGGCGACTCGATGCTGCGCTCGGAGGGCAAATGGTCCTACAAGGACCTCGACAGCGTGGCGTACATCAACCACGAGCCGGTCGTGTGGCTCGCTTCTGCGACGGGACGCTTCAAGGACAAGTCATTGGCGGACATCCTGAAAGAAGCGAAGAAGAGCCCACAGTCGGTGAGCATAGGCGTGGTGTCCGATACGCTCCTGCAGAACATCGCCGACCAGGTTGAGCTGGCCAGCGGGACGGAGCTGAACAAGATTCCATTCCAGGGCGGCGCGCCGGCACTGCACGCCTTGATGGGCGACCAAATCGACCTGACGTTTGGCTTCTTTGCCGAATTCCGCGGCTCATTGAGCAGGGTGCGTCCAGTGGCCGTCGCGAGCGCCGCTCCCGTCGCCACCCTTCCCGCAACGCCCACCTTCGACTCGATATTGGGAACGCAGGACGTGCAATGGATGGTCTGGCGCTATGTCGCGATGCCCAAGGGCGTCCCGCCCGCTCGACGGGCATGGCTCGCCGCGGCATTTGCTGAAGTACTTAACGACCCGGAGCTCCTGGCGGAATTCAAGCGTCGCGGCGCGCTGACCGACCGCGCCAATTTCCGGACGTCCGAACAGGTGAGCGCCGAACTCGACAGGCTCGCGGAAAGCGAGCGTCGCTTCTACATTAAAGTCGGGCGAATCAAGCCCTGA
- a CDS encoding 2-hydroxyacid dehydrogenase, with product MTDSTIAKHATRPPKIFICYDHALDAVLDPIASQLGALGAEVIRGPKSVPGSVIDYQGDDLRIFDDVDAAMFSSRSRCTSEVLRSAPRLRAVIAPTVGVETIDVTAASKMGIIVGNGANPENSTSMAEAAIMLMLNLMYGLRTTEEILRQSRPRPKLDEMHARSIRGATVGIVGLGNIGRAVAERLAPFGANLIAYSPRADRDNVPAGVRLVGFEELMRTADIVGVFVAVTAENRGLISEGALRWMKPTSFLVNVARGDAVDESALARALQEGWIAGAALDTFVKEPLPADSPLRALKNAILTPHLVGMTRDAIHAIPGTAIENFRRVLNGRLPVYCKNPEAQARWQDRLRGMTPYILPKGLLEA from the coding sequence ATGACCGACTCAACGATAGCCAAGCACGCCACGCGACCCCCGAAGATCTTCATCTGTTACGACCATGCGCTCGACGCGGTTCTCGACCCCATCGCATCGCAACTCGGCGCCTTGGGTGCCGAAGTGATACGCGGACCGAAGAGCGTGCCTGGAAGCGTCATCGACTACCAAGGCGACGACTTGCGCATTTTCGATGACGTGGATGCCGCGATGTTCAGCTCCCGCTCGCGTTGCACGAGCGAGGTCTTGCGGTCGGCGCCGAGGTTGCGGGCAGTCATCGCGCCAACGGTCGGCGTCGAAACCATCGACGTGACTGCCGCCAGCAAGATGGGCATCATCGTCGGCAACGGCGCAAACCCGGAGAACTCCACCTCCATGGCCGAGGCCGCGATCATGCTGATGCTGAATCTCATGTACGGACTGCGCACGACCGAAGAGATCCTGCGGCAGTCCAGGCCACGGCCCAAGCTGGACGAAATGCATGCGCGCTCCATTCGCGGAGCGACGGTCGGCATCGTCGGCCTCGGCAATATCGGCCGCGCGGTCGCCGAGCGATTGGCACCGTTTGGTGCAAACCTGATCGCTTACAGCCCGCGCGCGGACAGGGATAACGTGCCCGCTGGCGTGCGTCTGGTTGGCTTCGAGGAACTGATGAGAACCGCCGACATCGTTGGCGTGTTCGTGGCGGTGACCGCGGAGAATCGGGGACTGATCAGCGAAGGGGCACTGCGCTGGATGAAGCCGACCTCGTTCCTGGTCAATGTCGCGCGTGGCGACGCCGTGGACGAATCGGCGCTTGCCCGCGCGCTCCAGGAAGGCTGGATCGCAGGCGCGGCGCTCGACACCTTCGTCAAGGAGCCCCTGCCCGCCGACAGTCCTTTGAGGGCGTTGAAGAATGCGATCCTCACACCGCACCTGGTGGGAATGACGCGCGACGCAATCCACGCCATCCCCGGTACGGCCATCGAGAACTTCCGCCGCGTGCTCAATGGCCGGCTCCCGGTGTACTGCAAGAACCCCGAGGCGCAGGCGCGGTGGCAAGACCGGCTCCGTGGAATGACACCATACATATTGCCGAAGGGCTTGCTCGAAGCTTGA